From Halanaerobium saccharolyticum subsp. saccharolyticum DSM 6643:
TGACTTTCTTTAAATGGGATAAAAATTCATCAATATCAGTGATAGTGTTTTTAGTTTTGGCTTCCATACCCTTTTCTTCTAAAATCTCTCTAACTTTATTTTCTGGCATTTGAGCCATGATAGTTTTGCCCAGACTAGTAGAATATACTGGCGCCCTCTTACCAACCTGAGAATACATACGAATAGTTGCTGTACTTTCGACTTTATCCAAATAAATTATTTCTCCAGCATCAAGTATACCTAGGTGAACTGTTTCTTCAGTTTTTTGCATTAATTCTTCTAAATATGGGCGAACTCTGATTCTGCTGTCAATATCATTTAAAACACTGGAACTTAGCTCAAATAATTTAATGCCTGCAATATATTTATGACTATCCGCATTTTTTTCTAAATAACCTCTAAATTTTAGAGTATCAAGCAGACGATAAACAGTACTTTTATGTATATCTAACTCTCGACTAATTTCTGTAACACCCATACCTTTTTCATTTCCAACAATTAATTCCAAAATATCTAGTGCTCTATCTAAAGATTTTATCAACTGATTTGGTTTTTTAGGAGCCATTATAAATCCCTTTCTCTATCTATCAATTTTATTTTTTAAAAAACTTACTATTTTTTTCTAAGACTTCAGTTAAATATCTCTGAAAACGTGAAGCTCTTTTGTTTTTTATGTAAAAATAACCGATAGTTGATGTAATAAAGGCACCTATACAGTCCTCCATTAAATCAAACATTGTGTCTACTAGCCCAGATTTTTGCATATTAAGTCCAAAAATAATATCCATCCAAAATTCAAATATTTCCCAGAAAACTCCAATGGTTACGGCAAAAGAAAAGGCAAATACTGCTACAAAAATTGGACTTAAGACCACATCTATATTCTCATTTTTATTTAAAACATAAACCATAACAAAACCAATAAAACCCATTCCCATTCCGTAAATCATATGCAGCATGCTGTCCCACCACCAGAAACGATAGTAAAAATCTTGCTGTTCACCAAGATACATTGAAGCAAAAATAAAGACAACAATTATAAACTGCAGTCCATTTGGAATGTGCAGATAATTTTTATCTGTTAAATAGGCTGGTAAATAAATTAAAATAATTGCCAATACTGCTGTAAATAAGTTAAGCCAGTTTTCAGCAATAAAGTTACCGACTACTGCAGCCAACAGTAAAAATAGAAAAAACCGAGTTATATAAAGTTGTAGCTTTTCTTGATCCATAATCAATTATTCTACTACGGATAAAATTTGACTTTTACTTTTTTCTAAGTCAGGAACATAACTCTTCATTAATTTTAAATTACCCTTAATTTTATATTCTTCACAGTAAGCTGGAATCAACACACTCTCTGTTTCACTTAATTCTAATTCTTGTTCATCCCAAATAATTTTACCCTGACCTTCTACAGCTGTTAAAATATAAAACCGATCTTCTTCCCCGCTGGCTTCATATTCAGTTTTAATATTAATAATATCAAGTGCAAATTTATTATTTAAACAATAATAGCTATAATCATAATCTTCTCCACAGACCTTAAGACCTTTTCTTTTACCAGACTGAAGTTGAAAATCAATCACTTCTAAAGCTTTAGATAACTGAAGTCCTCTATCCCTACCATAATCATAAACTCTATATGTTGTATCACTGCTTTGTTGAACTTCAGCCAGCATAATACCTGCTCCTATAGCATGAAGCAGACCCGCCTTAATAAAAAACACATCTCCTTTTTCCACCTTTACTTTATGTACATATTGATTAATTTGATCATTTTGAACAGCTTTCTTAAATTCACTTTCTGTACAATCTTCGGTACCAATAATTAAGTATGCATCCTCATCTGCATCTATGACATACCAGGCTTCATTTTTCCCAGACTCTCCCTGGTATTTTTCAGCATATTTGTCGTCAGGATGAACTTGTATCGAAAGTTGTGCCTGTGCATCTATAAATTTAAGTAATAACGGAAATTCTTCAATTTCAATATCTTTCCCTAAAATTTGTTGTGGATACATTTCCGCTAATTCTTTTAAAGTTTTGCCAGCAAGCTTGCCATTTACCGCAACACTCATCTCAGATTCATGAGCAGATATATCCCAACTTTCACCTATTTTACCTTCGGGCATATCTTCTCTATAATTTTCAAATTTGCGTCCACCCCAGACTTTTTCTATATATTTATGATCAAATTTTA
This genomic window contains:
- a CDS encoding IclR family transcriptional regulator; the protein is MAPKKPNQLIKSLDRALDILELIVGNEKGMGVTEISRELDIHKSTVYRLLDTLKFRGYLEKNADSHKYIAGIKLFELSSSVLNDIDSRIRVRPYLEELMQKTEETVHLGILDAGEIIYLDKVESTATIRMYSQVGKRAPVYSTSLGKTIMAQMPENKVREILEEKGMEAKTKNTITDIDEFLSHLKKVKKQGYAVDDEEQEKDIRCIAGPIFNHRGDVVASFSISAPISRMPKERLEELAELVVQYSKKMSRSLGYIS
- a CDS encoding type I phosphomannose isomerase catalytic subunit — translated: MFYPLKFDHKYIEKVWGGRKFENYREDMPEGKIGESWDISAHESEMSVAVNGKLAGKTLKELAEMYPQQILGKDIEIEEFPLLLKFIDAQAQLSIQVHPDDKYAEKYQGESGKNEAWYVIDADEDAYLIIGTEDCTESEFKKAVQNDQINQYVHKVKVEKGDVFFIKAGLLHAIGAGIMLAEVQQSSDTTYRVYDYGRDRGLQLSKALEVIDFQLQSGKRKGLKVCGEDYDYSYYCLNNKFALDIINIKTEYEASGEEDRFYILTAVEGQGKIIWDEQELELSETESVLIPAYCEEYKIKGNLKLMKSYVPDLEKSKSQILSVVE